One Plectropomus leopardus isolate mb chromosome 1, YSFRI_Pleo_2.0, whole genome shotgun sequence DNA segment encodes these proteins:
- the scube2 gene encoding signal peptide, CUB and EGF-like domain-containing protein 2 isoform X6, which translates to MGAIWAARDFCLFLLLLNSRQSAALPEIRADPCAEGSDGCHIDAICQTTQGSYKCTCKAGFKGDGKHCEDIDECDLEYNGGCVHECNNIPGNYRCTCHDGFNLAHDGHNCLDVDECKFNNGGCQHTCVNTMGSYECRCKEGFFLSDNQHTCIHRSVEGLNCMNKEHGCAHICKETPKGGVACECRPGFELARNQRGCILTCNHGNGGCQHTCEDTENGPICRCHVRYTLQPDKRSCVERDEATTESTDHNATSFTEVDKRVKRRLLMETCAVNNGGCDCTCKDTSTGVRCSCPVGFTLQPDGKTCKDIDECELHNGGCDHFCRNTIGSFECNCRKGFKLLTDERSCQDIDECFFERTCDHTCVNSPGGFQCLCNKGYTMYGLAHCGDINECSVNNGGCEQGCENTMGGYECFCHPGYKLHWNKKDCIESCDLNCVRRRSEKRLRKTIRTLRKSINREQFHLHFAGSDYELAKSLGKPAELPGHCVAGQVLVGRKCVSCGAGTYYDGDQVRCVVCPAGTYQDEEAQMSCEVCPGPEGREVSKVVGARNMSECGGQCSPGQYSHDGFIPCLPCPLGTYQPEVGRTTCFPCGGNLVTKRSGSVTFQECETKVQCSPGHYYNTSTHRCIRCPMGTYQGEFGQNYCVACPGNTTTDFDGSTNFMQCKNRQCGGELGDFTGFIESPNYPGNYPANVECTWTINPPPKRRILIVVPEIFLPIEDECGDYLVMRKSSLSNSVTTYETCQTYERPIAFTSRSKKLWIQFRSNEGNSGKGFQVPYVTYDEDYQELIEDIVRDGRLYASENHQEILKDKKLMRALFDVLAHPQNFFNYTAQESREMFPKSFIRFLRSKVLRFLRP; encoded by the exons GGCTGTCACATTGATGCTATTTGTCAGACTACCCAAGGCTCATACAAGTGCACGTGTAAAGCAGGCTTTAAAGGAGATGGAAAACACTGCGAAG ACATTGATGAATGCGACCTGGAGTACAATGGTGGCTGTGTACATGAGTGCAACAATATCCCAGGCAATTACCGCTGCACTTGTCATGACGGATTCAATTTGGCTCATGATGGACATAACTGTCTAG ATGTGGATGAATGCAAGTTCAACAATGGTGGGTGCCAACACACTTGTGTCAACACCATGGGCAGCTACGAGTGCCGCTGCAAAGAGGGCTTCTTCCTCAGTGACAACCAGCACACATGCATCCACCGCTCTGTGG AGGGCCTCAACTGTATGAATAAGGAACACGGCTGCGCCCACATCTGCAAAGAGACACCCAAAGGAGGTGTGGCCTGTGAGTGTCGTCCAGGGTTCGAGCTGGCCAGGAACCAGAGAGGCTGCATCT TAACTTGTAACCATGGTAACGGAGGCTGCCAGCACACCTGTGAGGACACGGAGAACGGCCCCATATGCAGGTGTCATGTCAGGTACACCCTGCAACCCGACAAGAGGTCGTGTGTAG AGCGAGATGAAGCCACCACAGAGTCCACAGACCACAACGCAACATCCTTCACCGAGGTGGACAAACGGGTCAAACGAAGACTGTTAATGG AAACCTGTGCAGTGAACAATGGGGGGTGCGACTGCACCTGTAAGGACACATCCACAGGCGTTCGCTGCAGCTGCCCGGTCGGCTTCACGCTGCAGCCGGatggaaaaacatgcaaag ATATCGACGAGTGTGAGCTTCACAACGGTGGCTGTGATCACTTCTGCAGGAACACCATCGGCAGCTTTGAGTGCAACTGCAGAAAAGGCTTCAAGCTGTTGACGGATGAACGCTCGTGTCAAG ATATAGATGAGTGTTTTTTTGAGCGGACATGTGATCACACGTGTGTGAACTCCCCCGGTGGTTTTCAATGTCTGTGCAACAAAGGCTACACCATGTATGGGCTGGCCCACTGCGGAG ATATAAATGAGTGCAGTGTGAACAATGGCGGTTGTGAGCAGGGTTGCGAGAACACCATGGGTGGATATGAATGCTTTTGCCATCCTGGCTATAAGCTACACTGGAACAAAAAGGACTGCATCG AGAGCTGTGACCTGAACTGTGTACGTCGACGCTCAGAAAAGAGGCTCAGGAAGACGATCAGGACCCTCAGGAAGTCCATCAACAGGGAGCAGTTCCACCTCCACTTTGCCGGGTCTGACTACGAGCTCGCCAAGAGTCTAGGCAAGCCGGCAGAACTGCCAGGACACTGTGTGGCGGGACAGGTGCTAGTCGGCAGGAAGTGTG TGAGCTGCGGTGCTGGGACTTACTACGATGGGGATCAGGTGAGGTGCGTGGTGTGTCCGGCTGGGACGTATCAGGATGAGGAGGCACAGATGTCCTGTGAGGTCTGTCCTGGACCTGAAGGAAGAGAAGTCTCCAAGGTGGTCGGAGCTCGAAACATGTCAGAGTGTGGAG GTCAGTGTTCGCCCGGTCAGTACTCTCATGACGGCTTCATCCCCTGCCTGCCCTGTCCACTGGGAACGTACCAGCCAGAGGTGGGACGCACCACCTGCTTCCCTTGTGGAGGGAACCTGGTCACCAAGCGCAGCGGTTCTGTTACCTTTCAGGAGTGCGAGACTAAAG TCCAGTGCTCTCCAGGACATTACTACAACACCAGCACTCACCGCTGCATCCGCTGTCCCATGGGCACGTATCAGGGAGAGTTTGGGCAGAACTACTGTGTCGCCTGTCCGGGAAATACCACCACTGACTTTGACGGCTCCACTAACTTTATGCAGTGCAAAA ACCGCCAATGTGGAGGAGAGCTGGGAGATTTTACTGGTTTCATCGAGTCCCCCAACTACCCGGGGAATTACCCAGCTAATGTGGAGTGCACCTGGACCATCAACCCTCCGCCCAAACGCAGGATCCTGATCGTGGTCCCAGAAATCTTCCTGCCTATTGAGGACGAGTGCGGAGACTACTTAGTCATGAGAAAAAGCT CCCTCTCCAACTCTGTGACGACTTACGAGACTTGTCAGACCTACGAACGTCCCATCGCCTTCACCTCTCGCTCCAAGAAGCTCTGGATACAGTTCAGGTCCAACGAGGGAAACAGTGGGAAAGGCTTCCAGGTCCCGTATGTGACATATGATG AGGACTACCAAGAACTTATAGAGGACATCGTCAGAGATGGAAGATTATACGCCTCAGAGAATCACCAGGAAATCCTCAAG GACAAGAAACTCATGAGGGCGTTGTTCGACGTACTGGCTCACCCACAGAACTTCTTCAACTACACAGCACAGGAATCAAGAGAAATGTTCCCTAAATCCTTCATCCGCTTCCTGCGCTCCAAAGTCCTGCGATTCCTTCGCCCTTAG
- the scube2 gene encoding signal peptide, CUB and EGF-like domain-containing protein 2 isoform X3, translating into MGAIWAARDFCLFLLLLNSRQSAALPEIRADPCAEGSDGCHIDAICQTTQGSYKCTCKAGFKGDGKHCEDIDECDLEYNGGCVHECNNIPGNYRCTCHDGFNLAHDGHNCLDVDECKFNNGGCQHTCVNTMGSYECRCKEGFFLSDNQHTCIHRSVEGLNCMNKEHGCAHICKETPKGGVACECRPGFELARNQRGCILTCNHGNGGCQHTCEDTENGPICRCHVRYTLQPDKRSCVERDEATTESTDHNATSFTEVDKRVKRRLLMETCAVNNGGCDCTCKDTSTGVRCSCPVGFTLQPDGKTCKDIDECELHNGGCDHFCRNTIGSFECNCRKGFKLLTDERSCQDIDECFFERTCDHTCVNSPGGFQCLCNKGYTMYGLAHCGDINECSVNNGGCEQGCENTMGGYECFCHPGYKLHWNKKDCIEAEGFPPAKPPSKPTLNCSKQEGGDRCFLTCQSQVHISSGTEDSYTVTCGMPLPCLADAQRNNSGMHCLGPETASVPRIKTTATFRSGTTKCNLKRSQEKLKESLNSAHSDSRFLFTENVQFSYVSLRCTSSGQRTRSRHGRKAGEEDGSSITAEFELDVNLEEVTESCDLNCVRRRSEKRLRKTIRTLRKSINREQFHLHFAGSDYELAKSLGKPAELPGHCVAGQVLVGRKCVSCGAGTYYDGDQVRCVVCPAGTYQDEEAQMSCEVCPGPEGREVSKVVGARNMSECGGQCSPGQYSHDGFIPCLPCPLGTYQPEVGRTTCFPCGGNLVTKRSGSVTFQECETKVQCSPGHYYNTSTHRCIRCPMGTYQGEFGQNYCVACPGNTTTDFDGSTNFMQCKNRQCGGELGDFTGFIESPNYPGNYPANVECTWTINPPPKRRILIVVPEIFLPIEDECGDYLVMRKSSLSNSVTTYETCQTYERPIAFTSRSKKLWIQFRSNEGNSGKGFQVPYVTYDEDYQELIEDIVRDGRLYASENHQEILKDKKLMRALFDVLAHPQNFFNYTAQESREMFPKSFIRFLRSKVLRFLRP; encoded by the exons GGCTGTCACATTGATGCTATTTGTCAGACTACCCAAGGCTCATACAAGTGCACGTGTAAAGCAGGCTTTAAAGGAGATGGAAAACACTGCGAAG ACATTGATGAATGCGACCTGGAGTACAATGGTGGCTGTGTACATGAGTGCAACAATATCCCAGGCAATTACCGCTGCACTTGTCATGACGGATTCAATTTGGCTCATGATGGACATAACTGTCTAG ATGTGGATGAATGCAAGTTCAACAATGGTGGGTGCCAACACACTTGTGTCAACACCATGGGCAGCTACGAGTGCCGCTGCAAAGAGGGCTTCTTCCTCAGTGACAACCAGCACACATGCATCCACCGCTCTGTGG AGGGCCTCAACTGTATGAATAAGGAACACGGCTGCGCCCACATCTGCAAAGAGACACCCAAAGGAGGTGTGGCCTGTGAGTGTCGTCCAGGGTTCGAGCTGGCCAGGAACCAGAGAGGCTGCATCT TAACTTGTAACCATGGTAACGGAGGCTGCCAGCACACCTGTGAGGACACGGAGAACGGCCCCATATGCAGGTGTCATGTCAGGTACACCCTGCAACCCGACAAGAGGTCGTGTGTAG AGCGAGATGAAGCCACCACAGAGTCCACAGACCACAACGCAACATCCTTCACCGAGGTGGACAAACGGGTCAAACGAAGACTGTTAATGG AAACCTGTGCAGTGAACAATGGGGGGTGCGACTGCACCTGTAAGGACACATCCACAGGCGTTCGCTGCAGCTGCCCGGTCGGCTTCACGCTGCAGCCGGatggaaaaacatgcaaag ATATCGACGAGTGTGAGCTTCACAACGGTGGCTGTGATCACTTCTGCAGGAACACCATCGGCAGCTTTGAGTGCAACTGCAGAAAAGGCTTCAAGCTGTTGACGGATGAACGCTCGTGTCAAG ATATAGATGAGTGTTTTTTTGAGCGGACATGTGATCACACGTGTGTGAACTCCCCCGGTGGTTTTCAATGTCTGTGCAACAAAGGCTACACCATGTATGGGCTGGCCCACTGCGGAG ATATAAATGAGTGCAGTGTGAACAATGGCGGTTGTGAGCAGGGTTGCGAGAACACCATGGGTGGATATGAATGCTTTTGCCATCCTGGCTATAAGCTACACTGGAACAAAAAGGACTGCATCG AGGCTGAGGGTTTCCCACCTGCTAAACCCCCCTCTAAACCGACCTTGAACTGCAGTAAGCAGGAGGGAGGGGACCGCTGCTTCCTGACATGCCAGTCCCAAGTTCATATCAGCAGTG ggacGGAGGATTCCTACACGGTGACCTGTGGAATGCCTCTGCCCTGCTTGGCTGACGCACAAAGGAACAACAGTGGCATGCATTGCTTGG GTCCAGAAACGGCCAGTGTCCCACGCATTAAGACCACAGCCACTTTCAGGTCCGGCACCACGAAATGCAACCTAAAACGAAGCCAGGAGAAACTCAAGGAGAGCTTAAACTCAGCTCACTCAG ATAGCAGGTTCCTCTTTACCGAAAATGTCCAGTTCAGCTATGTGAGCCTTCGCTGCACCTCGTCCGGGCAGCGAACGCGCAGCCGCCACGGCAGGAAAGCCGGGGAGGAGGACGGCTCCTCGATAACAGCTGAGTTTGAGCTGGATGTGAACCTAGAGGAGGTAACAG AGAGCTGTGACCTGAACTGTGTACGTCGACGCTCAGAAAAGAGGCTCAGGAAGACGATCAGGACCCTCAGGAAGTCCATCAACAGGGAGCAGTTCCACCTCCACTTTGCCGGGTCTGACTACGAGCTCGCCAAGAGTCTAGGCAAGCCGGCAGAACTGCCAGGACACTGTGTGGCGGGACAGGTGCTAGTCGGCAGGAAGTGTG TGAGCTGCGGTGCTGGGACTTACTACGATGGGGATCAGGTGAGGTGCGTGGTGTGTCCGGCTGGGACGTATCAGGATGAGGAGGCACAGATGTCCTGTGAGGTCTGTCCTGGACCTGAAGGAAGAGAAGTCTCCAAGGTGGTCGGAGCTCGAAACATGTCAGAGTGTGGAG GTCAGTGTTCGCCCGGTCAGTACTCTCATGACGGCTTCATCCCCTGCCTGCCCTGTCCACTGGGAACGTACCAGCCAGAGGTGGGACGCACCACCTGCTTCCCTTGTGGAGGGAACCTGGTCACCAAGCGCAGCGGTTCTGTTACCTTTCAGGAGTGCGAGACTAAAG TCCAGTGCTCTCCAGGACATTACTACAACACCAGCACTCACCGCTGCATCCGCTGTCCCATGGGCACGTATCAGGGAGAGTTTGGGCAGAACTACTGTGTCGCCTGTCCGGGAAATACCACCACTGACTTTGACGGCTCCACTAACTTTATGCAGTGCAAAA ACCGCCAATGTGGAGGAGAGCTGGGAGATTTTACTGGTTTCATCGAGTCCCCCAACTACCCGGGGAATTACCCAGCTAATGTGGAGTGCACCTGGACCATCAACCCTCCGCCCAAACGCAGGATCCTGATCGTGGTCCCAGAAATCTTCCTGCCTATTGAGGACGAGTGCGGAGACTACTTAGTCATGAGAAAAAGCT CCCTCTCCAACTCTGTGACGACTTACGAGACTTGTCAGACCTACGAACGTCCCATCGCCTTCACCTCTCGCTCCAAGAAGCTCTGGATACAGTTCAGGTCCAACGAGGGAAACAGTGGGAAAGGCTTCCAGGTCCCGTATGTGACATATGATG AGGACTACCAAGAACTTATAGAGGACATCGTCAGAGATGGAAGATTATACGCCTCAGAGAATCACCAGGAAATCCTCAAG GACAAGAAACTCATGAGGGCGTTGTTCGACGTACTGGCTCACCCACAGAACTTCTTCAACTACACAGCACAGGAATCAAGAGAAATGTTCCCTAAATCCTTCATCCGCTTCCTGCGCTCCAAAGTCCTGCGATTCCTTCGCCCTTAG
- the scube2 gene encoding signal peptide, CUB and EGF-like domain-containing protein 2 isoform X5, with protein sequence MGAIWAARDFCLFLLLLNSRQSAALPEIRADPCAEGSDGCHIDAICQTTQGSYKCTCKAGFKGDGKHCEDIDECDLEYNGGCVHECNNIPGNYRCTCHDGFNLAHDGHNCLDVDECKFNNGGCQHTCVNTMGSYECRCKEGFFLSDNQHTCIHRSVEGLNCMNKEHGCAHICKETPKGGVACECRPGFELARNQRGCILTCNHGNGGCQHTCEDTENGPICRCHVRYTLQPDKRSCVERDEATTESTDHNATSFTEVDKRVKRRLLMETCAVNNGGCDCTCKDTSTGVRCSCPVGFTLQPDGKTCKDIDECELHNGGCDHFCRNTIGSFECNCRKGFKLLTDERSCQDIDECFFERTCDHTCVNSPGGFQCLCNKGYTMYGLAHCGDINECSVNNGGCEQGCENTMGGYECFCHPGYKLHWNKKDCIAESCDLNCVRRRSEKRLRKTIRTLRKSINREQFHLHFAGSDYELAKSLGKPAELPGHCVAGQVLVGRKCVSCGAGTYYDGDQVRCVVCPAGTYQDEEAQMSCEVCPGPEGREVSKVVGARNMSECGGQCSPGQYSHDGFIPCLPCPLGTYQPEVGRTTCFPCGGNLVTKRSGSVTFQECETKVQCSPGHYYNTSTHRCIRCPMGTYQGEFGQNYCVACPGNTTTDFDGSTNFMQCKNRQCGGELGDFTGFIESPNYPGNYPANVECTWTINPPPKRRILIVVPEIFLPIEDECGDYLVMRKSSLSNSVTTYETCQTYERPIAFTSRSKKLWIQFRSNEGNSGKGFQVPYVTYDEDYQELIEDIVRDGRLYASENHQEILKDKKLMRALFDVLAHPQNFFNYTAQESREMFPKSFIRFLRSKVLRFLRP encoded by the exons GGCTGTCACATTGATGCTATTTGTCAGACTACCCAAGGCTCATACAAGTGCACGTGTAAAGCAGGCTTTAAAGGAGATGGAAAACACTGCGAAG ACATTGATGAATGCGACCTGGAGTACAATGGTGGCTGTGTACATGAGTGCAACAATATCCCAGGCAATTACCGCTGCACTTGTCATGACGGATTCAATTTGGCTCATGATGGACATAACTGTCTAG ATGTGGATGAATGCAAGTTCAACAATGGTGGGTGCCAACACACTTGTGTCAACACCATGGGCAGCTACGAGTGCCGCTGCAAAGAGGGCTTCTTCCTCAGTGACAACCAGCACACATGCATCCACCGCTCTGTGG AGGGCCTCAACTGTATGAATAAGGAACACGGCTGCGCCCACATCTGCAAAGAGACACCCAAAGGAGGTGTGGCCTGTGAGTGTCGTCCAGGGTTCGAGCTGGCCAGGAACCAGAGAGGCTGCATCT TAACTTGTAACCATGGTAACGGAGGCTGCCAGCACACCTGTGAGGACACGGAGAACGGCCCCATATGCAGGTGTCATGTCAGGTACACCCTGCAACCCGACAAGAGGTCGTGTGTAG AGCGAGATGAAGCCACCACAGAGTCCACAGACCACAACGCAACATCCTTCACCGAGGTGGACAAACGGGTCAAACGAAGACTGTTAATGG AAACCTGTGCAGTGAACAATGGGGGGTGCGACTGCACCTGTAAGGACACATCCACAGGCGTTCGCTGCAGCTGCCCGGTCGGCTTCACGCTGCAGCCGGatggaaaaacatgcaaag ATATCGACGAGTGTGAGCTTCACAACGGTGGCTGTGATCACTTCTGCAGGAACACCATCGGCAGCTTTGAGTGCAACTGCAGAAAAGGCTTCAAGCTGTTGACGGATGAACGCTCGTGTCAAG ATATAGATGAGTGTTTTTTTGAGCGGACATGTGATCACACGTGTGTGAACTCCCCCGGTGGTTTTCAATGTCTGTGCAACAAAGGCTACACCATGTATGGGCTGGCCCACTGCGGAG ATATAAATGAGTGCAGTGTGAACAATGGCGGTTGTGAGCAGGGTTGCGAGAACACCATGGGTGGATATGAATGCTTTTGCCATCCTGGCTATAAGCTACACTGGAACAAAAAGGACTGCATCG CAGAGAGCTGTGACCTGAACTGTGTACGTCGACGCTCAGAAAAGAGGCTCAGGAAGACGATCAGGACCCTCAGGAAGTCCATCAACAGGGAGCAGTTCCACCTCCACTTTGCCGGGTCTGACTACGAGCTCGCCAAGAGTCTAGGCAAGCCGGCAGAACTGCCAGGACACTGTGTGGCGGGACAGGTGCTAGTCGGCAGGAAGTGTG TGAGCTGCGGTGCTGGGACTTACTACGATGGGGATCAGGTGAGGTGCGTGGTGTGTCCGGCTGGGACGTATCAGGATGAGGAGGCACAGATGTCCTGTGAGGTCTGTCCTGGACCTGAAGGAAGAGAAGTCTCCAAGGTGGTCGGAGCTCGAAACATGTCAGAGTGTGGAG GTCAGTGTTCGCCCGGTCAGTACTCTCATGACGGCTTCATCCCCTGCCTGCCCTGTCCACTGGGAACGTACCAGCCAGAGGTGGGACGCACCACCTGCTTCCCTTGTGGAGGGAACCTGGTCACCAAGCGCAGCGGTTCTGTTACCTTTCAGGAGTGCGAGACTAAAG TCCAGTGCTCTCCAGGACATTACTACAACACCAGCACTCACCGCTGCATCCGCTGTCCCATGGGCACGTATCAGGGAGAGTTTGGGCAGAACTACTGTGTCGCCTGTCCGGGAAATACCACCACTGACTTTGACGGCTCCACTAACTTTATGCAGTGCAAAA ACCGCCAATGTGGAGGAGAGCTGGGAGATTTTACTGGTTTCATCGAGTCCCCCAACTACCCGGGGAATTACCCAGCTAATGTGGAGTGCACCTGGACCATCAACCCTCCGCCCAAACGCAGGATCCTGATCGTGGTCCCAGAAATCTTCCTGCCTATTGAGGACGAGTGCGGAGACTACTTAGTCATGAGAAAAAGCT CCCTCTCCAACTCTGTGACGACTTACGAGACTTGTCAGACCTACGAACGTCCCATCGCCTTCACCTCTCGCTCCAAGAAGCTCTGGATACAGTTCAGGTCCAACGAGGGAAACAGTGGGAAAGGCTTCCAGGTCCCGTATGTGACATATGATG AGGACTACCAAGAACTTATAGAGGACATCGTCAGAGATGGAAGATTATACGCCTCAGAGAATCACCAGGAAATCCTCAAG GACAAGAAACTCATGAGGGCGTTGTTCGACGTACTGGCTCACCCACAGAACTTCTTCAACTACACAGCACAGGAATCAAGAGAAATGTTCCCTAAATCCTTCATCCGCTTCCTGCGCTCCAAAGTCCTGCGATTCCTTCGCCCTTAG
- the scube2 gene encoding signal peptide, CUB and EGF-like domain-containing protein 2 isoform X4, with protein sequence MGAIWAARDFCLFLLLLNSRQSAALPEIRADPCAEGSDGCHIDAICQTTQGSYKCTCKAGFKGDGKHCEDIDECDLEYNGGCVHECNNIPGNYRCTCHDGFNLAHDGHNCLDVDECKFNNGGCQHTCVNTMGSYECRCKEGFFLSDNQHTCIHRSVEGLNCMNKEHGCAHICKETPKGGVACECRPGFELARNQRGCILTCNHGNGGCQHTCEDTENGPICRCHVRYTLQPDKRSCVERDEATTESTDHNATSFTEVDKRVKRRLLMETCAVNNGGCDCTCKDTSTGVRCSCPVGFTLQPDGKTCKDIDECELHNGGCDHFCRNTIGSFECNCRKGFKLLTDERSCQDIDECFFERTCDHTCVNSPGGFQCLCNKGYTMYGLAHCGDINECSVNNGGCEQGCENTMGGYECFCHPGYKLHWNKKDCIGTEDSYTVTCGMPLPCLADAQRNNSGMHCLGPETASVPRIKTTATFRSGTTKCNLKRSQEKLKESLNSAHSDSRFLFTENVQFSYVSLRCTSSGQRTRSRHGRKAGEEDGSSITAEFELDVNLEEVTAESCDLNCVRRRSEKRLRKTIRTLRKSINREQFHLHFAGSDYELAKSLGKPAELPGHCVAGQVLVGRKCVSCGAGTYYDGDQVRCVVCPAGTYQDEEAQMSCEVCPGPEGREVSKVVGARNMSECGGQCSPGQYSHDGFIPCLPCPLGTYQPEVGRTTCFPCGGNLVTKRSGSVTFQECETKVQCSPGHYYNTSTHRCIRCPMGTYQGEFGQNYCVACPGNTTTDFDGSTNFMQCKNRQCGGELGDFTGFIESPNYPGNYPANVECTWTINPPPKRRILIVVPEIFLPIEDECGDYLVMRKSSLSNSVTTYETCQTYERPIAFTSRSKKLWIQFRSNEGNSGKGFQVPYVTYDEDYQELIEDIVRDGRLYASENHQEILKDKKLMRALFDVLAHPQNFFNYTAQESREMFPKSFIRFLRSKVLRFLRP encoded by the exons GGCTGTCACATTGATGCTATTTGTCAGACTACCCAAGGCTCATACAAGTGCACGTGTAAAGCAGGCTTTAAAGGAGATGGAAAACACTGCGAAG ACATTGATGAATGCGACCTGGAGTACAATGGTGGCTGTGTACATGAGTGCAACAATATCCCAGGCAATTACCGCTGCACTTGTCATGACGGATTCAATTTGGCTCATGATGGACATAACTGTCTAG ATGTGGATGAATGCAAGTTCAACAATGGTGGGTGCCAACACACTTGTGTCAACACCATGGGCAGCTACGAGTGCCGCTGCAAAGAGGGCTTCTTCCTCAGTGACAACCAGCACACATGCATCCACCGCTCTGTGG AGGGCCTCAACTGTATGAATAAGGAACACGGCTGCGCCCACATCTGCAAAGAGACACCCAAAGGAGGTGTGGCCTGTGAGTGTCGTCCAGGGTTCGAGCTGGCCAGGAACCAGAGAGGCTGCATCT TAACTTGTAACCATGGTAACGGAGGCTGCCAGCACACCTGTGAGGACACGGAGAACGGCCCCATATGCAGGTGTCATGTCAGGTACACCCTGCAACCCGACAAGAGGTCGTGTGTAG AGCGAGATGAAGCCACCACAGAGTCCACAGACCACAACGCAACATCCTTCACCGAGGTGGACAAACGGGTCAAACGAAGACTGTTAATGG AAACCTGTGCAGTGAACAATGGGGGGTGCGACTGCACCTGTAAGGACACATCCACAGGCGTTCGCTGCAGCTGCCCGGTCGGCTTCACGCTGCAGCCGGatggaaaaacatgcaaag ATATCGACGAGTGTGAGCTTCACAACGGTGGCTGTGATCACTTCTGCAGGAACACCATCGGCAGCTTTGAGTGCAACTGCAGAAAAGGCTTCAAGCTGTTGACGGATGAACGCTCGTGTCAAG ATATAGATGAGTGTTTTTTTGAGCGGACATGTGATCACACGTGTGTGAACTCCCCCGGTGGTTTTCAATGTCTGTGCAACAAAGGCTACACCATGTATGGGCTGGCCCACTGCGGAG ATATAAATGAGTGCAGTGTGAACAATGGCGGTTGTGAGCAGGGTTGCGAGAACACCATGGGTGGATATGAATGCTTTTGCCATCCTGGCTATAAGCTACACTGGAACAAAAAGGACTGCATCG ggacGGAGGATTCCTACACGGTGACCTGTGGAATGCCTCTGCCCTGCTTGGCTGACGCACAAAGGAACAACAGTGGCATGCATTGCTTGG GTCCAGAAACGGCCAGTGTCCCACGCATTAAGACCACAGCCACTTTCAGGTCCGGCACCACGAAATGCAACCTAAAACGAAGCCAGGAGAAACTCAAGGAGAGCTTAAACTCAGCTCACTCAG ATAGCAGGTTCCTCTTTACCGAAAATGTCCAGTTCAGCTATGTGAGCCTTCGCTGCACCTCGTCCGGGCAGCGAACGCGCAGCCGCCACGGCAGGAAAGCCGGGGAGGAGGACGGCTCCTCGATAACAGCTGAGTTTGAGCTGGATGTGAACCTAGAGGAGGTAACAG CAGAGAGCTGTGACCTGAACTGTGTACGTCGACGCTCAGAAAAGAGGCTCAGGAAGACGATCAGGACCCTCAGGAAGTCCATCAACAGGGAGCAGTTCCACCTCCACTTTGCCGGGTCTGACTACGAGCTCGCCAAGAGTCTAGGCAAGCCGGCAGAACTGCCAGGACACTGTGTGGCGGGACAGGTGCTAGTCGGCAGGAAGTGTG TGAGCTGCGGTGCTGGGACTTACTACGATGGGGATCAGGTGAGGTGCGTGGTGTGTCCGGCTGGGACGTATCAGGATGAGGAGGCACAGATGTCCTGTGAGGTCTGTCCTGGACCTGAAGGAAGAGAAGTCTCCAAGGTGGTCGGAGCTCGAAACATGTCAGAGTGTGGAG GTCAGTGTTCGCCCGGTCAGTACTCTCATGACGGCTTCATCCCCTGCCTGCCCTGTCCACTGGGAACGTACCAGCCAGAGGTGGGACGCACCACCTGCTTCCCTTGTGGAGGGAACCTGGTCACCAAGCGCAGCGGTTCTGTTACCTTTCAGGAGTGCGAGACTAAAG TCCAGTGCTCTCCAGGACATTACTACAACACCAGCACTCACCGCTGCATCCGCTGTCCCATGGGCACGTATCAGGGAGAGTTTGGGCAGAACTACTGTGTCGCCTGTCCGGGAAATACCACCACTGACTTTGACGGCTCCACTAACTTTATGCAGTGCAAAA ACCGCCAATGTGGAGGAGAGCTGGGAGATTTTACTGGTTTCATCGAGTCCCCCAACTACCCGGGGAATTACCCAGCTAATGTGGAGTGCACCTGGACCATCAACCCTCCGCCCAAACGCAGGATCCTGATCGTGGTCCCAGAAATCTTCCTGCCTATTGAGGACGAGTGCGGAGACTACTTAGTCATGAGAAAAAGCT CCCTCTCCAACTCTGTGACGACTTACGAGACTTGTCAGACCTACGAACGTCCCATCGCCTTCACCTCTCGCTCCAAGAAGCTCTGGATACAGTTCAGGTCCAACGAGGGAAACAGTGGGAAAGGCTTCCAGGTCCCGTATGTGACATATGATG AGGACTACCAAGAACTTATAGAGGACATCGTCAGAGATGGAAGATTATACGCCTCAGAGAATCACCAGGAAATCCTCAAG GACAAGAAACTCATGAGGGCGTTGTTCGACGTACTGGCTCACCCACAGAACTTCTTCAACTACACAGCACAGGAATCAAGAGAAATGTTCCCTAAATCCTTCATCCGCTTCCTGCGCTCCAAAGTCCTGCGATTCCTTCGCCCTTAG